From the genome of Gouania willdenowi unplaced genomic scaffold, fGouWil2.1 scaffold_192_arrow_ctg1, whole genome shotgun sequence, one region includes:
- the LOC114458828 gene encoding uncharacterized protein LOC114458828 — protein MLLRVILSPNDIRRLTIEERPPTVEKLYEILRNKLGIRGRFSVQFEDPDFGNALCNLQDIQELPAQRATLKVLLTADSGESSDSTLDTGSLSSRSVGTVELAEWPDPYPIPQFSYDTELKLMKANAQYAKDEYLLEVNKGMKSDILDCLADGMCKITPYPESHHYEIVARALVDKHPSLRDPGSAAGWYSWVHSLKYKVGNFRRDLAVAGLPEVVVNKRKGGEAKRKVKKSKKGEVHFCPGPEEGDSEEVMEENRMKMEREMLKTIPDCDMVDELMVSTFAQRRREIVGDEPLLSEIRNRWPALLQERQVM, from the coding sequence ATGCTCCTACGAGTAATCCTATCTCCAAATGACATAAGGCGCCTCACCATTGAAGAAAGACCACCTACTGTTGAAAAACTTTATGAGATACTCCGAAACAAATTGGGAATAAGAGGTCGATTTTCTGTACAATTTGAGGACCCCGACTTTGGTAACGCGCTCTGCAATCTGCAAGATATACAAGAACTTCCCGCACAACGAGCAACATTGAAAGTTCTCCTTACTGCTGATTCGGGAGAAAGCTCTGACTCTACACTGGATACGGGGAGCTTGTCTAGCCGCTCTGTTGGTACTGTGGAGTTGGCTGAGTGGCCTGACCCTTACCCAATACCTCAGTTCTCCTATGACACTGAACTCAAGTTGATGAAAGCCAATGCACAATATGCAAAGGATGAATACCTTCTAGAGGTAAACAAAGGAATGAAGTCAGACATTCTAGATTGTCTTGCAGATGGTATGTGTAAAATTACTCCATATCCTGAAAGTCATCATTATGAGATTGTGGCGAGAGCACTTGTGGACAAGCATCCAAGCTTGAGGGATCCTGGGTCTGCAGCAGGATGGTATTCGTGGGTCCATAGCCTTAAATACAAGGTTGGAAACTTCCGTCGTGACTTGGCAGTTGCTGGACTTCCAGAAGTGGTTGTGAATAAGCGAAAAGGAGGAGAGGcaaaaagaaaagtcaaaaagtcaaaaaaaggtgaagttcaCTTTTGTCCAGGGCCAGAGGAAGGTGACAGTGAAGAAGTAATGGAGGAGAACCGTATGAAGATGGAGAGGGAAATGCTTAAAACCATCCCCGATTGTGACATGGTGGATGAGTTGATGGTGTCAACATTTGCCCAGCGGAGGAGAGAGATAGTAGGTGATGAACCACTACTAAGTGAAATTCGCAATCGATGGCCGGCATTGCTTCAAGAAAGACAGGTGATGTAA